In the genome of Cryptomeria japonica chromosome 8, Sugi_1.0, whole genome shotgun sequence, one region contains:
- the LOC131857346 gene encoding uncharacterized protein LOC131857346, protein MFKDAYTWVAKCDKCKFFTGKPQLVALPLRPVVVEEPFKQWGLDFIGPLTPPSSTGHTHIRMATDYFTKWVEAVPIRRTTSEVLCEFIKENIVVHFGVPSKIVTDKAANFSSYEISMFCYDHGISLVHSSDYYPQGNGHVESSNKNLINIMKKLVSENAKDWHKRLYEALWADRTSPKREISMSPFELVYGVGAQLSLPLELAASKLQTVIEDTYFQNALEKRIMYLIKIEEEREKLVDHITKHQ, encoded by the coding sequence ATGTTTAAAGATGCATATACCTGGGTTGCTAAGTGTGACAAATGTAAATTCTTTACAGGAAAACCGCAGCTAGTTGCTTTACCTCTCAGACCAGTAGTCGTGgaagaacctttcaaacaatggggttTAGATTTCATTGGTCCATTGACACCACCCTCTAGCACTGGACACACACATATTCGTATGGCCACagactattttactaagtgggtagaagcagtacCTATTAGGAGAACAACCTCAGAAGTACTATGTGAGTTCATAAAGGAAAATATTGTGGTTCACTTTGGGGTACCATCGAAGATAGTGACTGATAAGGCTGCAAATTTTTCCTCGTATGAAATatccatgttttgttatgatcatggcatTTCTTTGGTGCATTCCTCTGACTATTATCCGCAAGGTAATGGTCATGTAGAATCCAGTAACAAAAATCtgataaatatcatgaagaaattggtcagTGAGAATGCTaaagattggcacaaaaggctatatgaagctttgtgggcagataggacTTCACCCAAGCGAGAAATTagtatgtcaccttttgaacttgtgtatggagTTGGGGCTCAACTCTCACTTCCTCTTGAATTGGCAGCTTCTAAATTGCAAACAGTCATTGAGGATACGTATTTTCAAAATGCGTTGGAAAAGAGAATTATGTATTTAATCAAGATAGAAGAGGAAAGGGAGAAGCTGGTCGATCACATTACAAAGCATCAATAG